A single Desulfonispora thiosulfatigenes DSM 11270 DNA region contains:
- the rpmJ gene encoding 50S ribosomal protein L36, with the protein MKVRASVKPICEKCKVIKRHGKIMVICQNPKHKQTQG; encoded by the coding sequence ATGAAAGTGAGAGCTTCTGTAAAACCTATTTGTGAAAAGTGTAAAGTTATTAAAAGACATGGTAAAATAATGGTTATTTGCCAAAATCCTAAACACAAACAAACACAAGGTTAA
- the infA gene encoding translation initiation factor IF-1, with translation MSKDVIEVEGTVLEPLPNAMFKVELDNGHKILAHVSGKIRMNFIKILPGDKVTIELSPYDLTRGRITYRFK, from the coding sequence ATGTCAAAGGATGTAATTGAAGTTGAAGGTACTGTGCTTGAACCATTGCCAAATGCAATGTTTAAAGTAGAATTAGATAATGGGCATAAAATTCTTGCTCATGTTTCTGGTAAAATTAGAATGAACTTTATTAAAATATTACCAGGAGATAAAGTTACTATTGAACTTTCACCATATGATTTAACAAGAGGACGTATAACTTATCGTTTTAAATAA